The following coding sequences lie in one Zingiber officinale cultivar Zhangliang chromosome 2B, Zo_v1.1, whole genome shotgun sequence genomic window:
- the LOC122046544 gene encoding protein RRP6-like 1 isoform X1: protein MDEEHPASDSALKDKADSLHALISGPLAAAAAKASARSRNIPAGKDFHFFFNFNEFKAPVKKIKEKSESSLSIIAASDNLWGSNKPPKLPNDLDEACDWLVGLNDELLDRLAISMDEFKRLREAEEAGGKPTPMELEEGGFELVYGKKKKKIGGSLNTEKDETFSASGSSTVVNVAMKDKRTTTGRSKVPFHIRTIPRPQYEYKIIVNNKNQPFDHVWLETSSDGSRFIHPLEKFSIVNFVDRKCDGEPIQPLPLEGTPFKLVEGVNDLKMVAAKLQGVDEFAVDLEHNQYRSFQGLTCLMQISTRAEDFVIDTLKLRIHIGPHLREVFKDPSKRKIMHGADRDIIWLQRDFGIYVCNLFDTGQASRVLQMERNSLEYLLNHFCGVNANKEYQNADWRLRPIPAEMLKYAREDTHYLFFIYDQMKRRLLAESSDGNDLLLEVYKRSGEICMQLYEKELYTETSFLNIYGLAYIDLNAEQLAVAAGLCQWRDSIARAEDESTGYILPNKTLLEIARLMPTTSGKLCRLLKSKHPFVECHLLSVIEIIKRSIANSSSFEGIAEQLKEKRLEAIMEVNINTRSIPASDVLMEPTSSEHVDQSRNVATETSVETVKTVEHDMDAVEECPKQSIQSPRSGSTSAIVMEQENNALPLSGIQCLLTQPEITENFDKETRDNKVIEHLPQKQGGIASVQLLKKPTQAFGALFGASSFGKKLSSDKVGLTSQDKNVNKVKEIKFSVALPFHSFSGGVTPSEPDVREDKNPSDLQVEEDIESPKLSAEVIPLAPKSDDEEIGIDHPATDNEMDHEECSSDHPDIGCGGDNKPECNTNDPAEVILNFDKCFMSINERRNSQRQLKPKSSKKPANIPSIAPYDYSAARGYLNFGRVGQHDKADTEDDCRTQDPKTETEDKGKTSLGSRQMQRGAPQGMAQVEGRSRGSQPRRRQAFPPSGNRSMTYY from the exons ATGGACGAAGAACATCCGGCCTCCGATTCGGCACTAAAGGACAAGGCGGACAGCCTCCACGCCCTGATCTCCGGTCCCCTCGCTGCCGCTGCAGCTAAAGCCTCAGCCCGATCCAGGAATATTCCAGCCGGTAAGGATTTTCATTTCTTCTTCAACTTCAATGAATTCAAAGCTCCTGTCAAGAAGATTAAGGAGAAATCTGAGTCCTCCTTGAGTATCATCGCTGCTTCGGATAATCTTTGGGGGAGCAATAAGCCGCCGAAGCTGCCCAACGATCTCGACGAGGCATGTGACTGGCTTGTTGGCCTCAACGATGAATTACTCGATCGTCTTGCAATCTCTATGGATGAGTTTAAGAGATTGAGAGAGGCGGAAGAGGCAGGTGGGAAGCCTACGCCAATGGAGCTGGAAGAGGGCGGGTTTGAGTTAGTTtacgggaagaagaagaaaaagattggGGGTTCACTCAATACGGAGAAAGATGAGACCTTTTCTGCATCTGGCTCTTCGACAGTGGTTAATGTAGCAATGAAGGACAAGAGGACAACAACAGGGCGTTCGAAGGTTCCATTTCACATTCGGACCATTCCCCGACCGCAATATGAATATAAAATAATAGTGAATAACAAGAACCAACCATTTGATCATGTATGGTTGGAGACGAGCTCGGATGGAAGTCGGTTCATTCATCCGTTG GAAAAATTTTCTATTGTGAACTTCGTTGATAGAAAGTGTGATGGTGAGCCTATTCAACCTCTTCCTCTTGAGGGTACTCCATTTAAGCTGGTGGAAGGTGTGAATGACTTAAAAATGGTAGCTGCTAAGTTGCAGGGTGTAGATGAATTTGCG GTTGATTTGGAACACAACCAGTACCGGTCATTCCAGGGGCTAACCTGCTTGATGCAAATATCTACAAGAGCTGAAGACTTTGTGATTGACACCCTCAAGTTACGAATACATATTGGACCACACCTGAGAGAAGTTTTTAAAGATCCTTCAAAGAGAAAG ATAATGCATGGCGCTGATCGTGATATCATATGGTTACAACGGGATTTTGGCATATATGTGTGCAACCTTTTCGACACTGGTCAG GCATCAAGGGTATTGCAAATGGAAAGGAACAGTCTGGAGTATCTTCTGAATCACTTCTGCGGAGTAAATGCTAACAAAGA GTACCAGAATGCAGATTGGAGATTGCGCCCTATTCCAGCTGAAATGCTCAA GTATGCCAGAGAAGATACACATTAcctattttttatatatgatcAGATGAAGAGAAGGTTGCTAGCAGAATCATCAGATGGAAATGATCTCCTATTGGAG GTCTATAAGCGCAGTGGTGAAATCTGCATGCAACTTTATGAGAAAGAACTTTATACGGAGACATCATTTCTAAACATCTACGG GTTAGCATACATTGATTTAAATGCAGAACAACTTGCTGTTGCTGCT GGTCTTTGTCAGTGGAGAGATAGTATTGCACGTGCCGAGGATGAGAGTACTGGATATATATTACCGAACAAAACTCTTCTGGAGATTG CAAGGCTGATGCCTACTACTTCTGGAAAATTATGCCGACTGTTGAAATCAAAGCACCCTTTTGTTGAATGCCATCTGCTTTCTGTAATTGAAATTATTAAGCGTTCCATTGccaattcttcttcttttgagggGATAGCAGAACAACTAAAGGAGAAACGGCTGGAAGCA ATTATGGAAGTTAATATCAACACTAGATCAATCCCAGCTTCTGATGTCCTTATGGAGCCTACAAGTTCTGAACACGTTGATCAGAGTAGAAACGTTGCTACAGAAACAAGTGTTGAAACTGTTAAAACAGTTGAACATGATATGGATGCTGTGGAAGAATGCCCCAAACAATCAATCCAGAGTCCAAGAAGTGGAAGCACGTCAGCTATTGTGATGGAGCAAGAAAATAATGCTTTGCCATTGTCTGGAATTCAGTGCTTGTTGACGCAACCTGAGATAACTGAAAATTTTGATAAGGAAACGAGGGATAACAAAGTTATTGAACATCTTCCACAAAAACAA GGTGGAATTGCCTCCGTCCAATTACTGAAAAAGCCTACTCAAGCTTTTGGAGCCTTATTTGGAGCTTCTTCCTTTGGGAAAAAGCTTTCCTCTGATAAAGTCGGTCTTACTAGCCAG GATAAGAATGTGAATAAAGTCAAGGAGATTAAATTCAGTGTAGCTCTTCCATTCCATAGTTTTTCTGGTGGAGTGACCCCATCAGAGCCGGATGTTAGAGAGGACAAGAACCCTTCAGATCTGCAAGTCGAGGAGGACATAGAGTCCCCTAAACTGTCTGCTGAGGTCATACCACTGGCTCCAAAAAGTGACGATGAGGAGATTGGTATTGATCACCCAGCAACAGACAATGAGATGGATCATGAGGAATGTTCTTCTGATCATCCTGACATTGGCTGTGGCGGTGATAATAAACCAGAATGTAATACTAATGATCCAGCTGAAGTTATCTTAAACTTTGACAAGTGCTTTATGTCGATCAATGAGAGGAGGAACTCCCAACGGCAACTGAAGCCTAAATCTTCTAAAAAGCCTGCAAATATTCCTAGCATTGCGCCATATGATTATTCTGCCGCAAGGGGATATTTGAATTTTGGTAGGGTTGGACAACATGATAAAGCTGACACTGAAGACGACTGCAGAACGCAAGATCCTAAAACCGAAACTGAAGATAAGGGAAAGACTTCTCTAGGCTCCAGACAAATGCAGAGAGGTGCACCACAGGGTATGGCTCAAGTTGAAGGAAGATCAAGAGGATCTCAGCCACGCCGTCGTCAAGCTTTCCCTCCATCAGGCAACAGAAGCATGACATATTATTGA
- the LOC122046544 gene encoding protein RRP6-like 1 isoform X2, whose protein sequence is MVGDELGWKSVHSSVGQFLKFFEKFSIVNFVDRKCDGEPIQPLPLEGTPFKLVEGVNDLKMVAAKLQGVDEFAVDLEHNQYRSFQGLTCLMQISTRAEDFVIDTLKLRIHIGPHLREVFKDPSKRKIMHGADRDIIWLQRDFGIYVCNLFDTGQASRVLQMERNSLEYLLNHFCGVNANKEYQNADWRLRPIPAEMLKYAREDTHYLFFIYDQMKRRLLAESSDGNDLLLEVYKRSGEICMQLYEKELYTETSFLNIYGLAYIDLNAEQLAVAAGLCQWRDSIARAEDESTGYILPNKTLLEIARLMPTTSGKLCRLLKSKHPFVECHLLSVIEIIKRSIANSSSFEGIAEQLKEKRLEAIMEVNINTRSIPASDVLMEPTSSEHVDQSRNVATETSVETVKTVEHDMDAVEECPKQSIQSPRSGSTSAIVMEQENNALPLSGIQCLLTQPEITENFDKETRDNKVIEHLPQKQGGIASVQLLKKPTQAFGALFGASSFGKKLSSDKVGLTSQDKNVNKVKEIKFSVALPFHSFSGGVTPSEPDVREDKNPSDLQVEEDIESPKLSAEVIPLAPKSDDEEIGIDHPATDNEMDHEECSSDHPDIGCGGDNKPECNTNDPAEVILNFDKCFMSINERRNSQRQLKPKSSKKPANIPSIAPYDYSAARGYLNFGRVGQHDKADTEDDCRTQDPKTETEDKGKTSLGSRQMQRGAPQGMAQVEGRSRGSQPRRRQAFPPSGNRSMTYY, encoded by the exons ATGGTTGGAGACGAGCTCGGATGGAAGTCGGTTCATTCATCCGTTGGTCagtttctaaaatttttt GAAAAATTTTCTATTGTGAACTTCGTTGATAGAAAGTGTGATGGTGAGCCTATTCAACCTCTTCCTCTTGAGGGTACTCCATTTAAGCTGGTGGAAGGTGTGAATGACTTAAAAATGGTAGCTGCTAAGTTGCAGGGTGTAGATGAATTTGCG GTTGATTTGGAACACAACCAGTACCGGTCATTCCAGGGGCTAACCTGCTTGATGCAAATATCTACAAGAGCTGAAGACTTTGTGATTGACACCCTCAAGTTACGAATACATATTGGACCACACCTGAGAGAAGTTTTTAAAGATCCTTCAAAGAGAAAG ATAATGCATGGCGCTGATCGTGATATCATATGGTTACAACGGGATTTTGGCATATATGTGTGCAACCTTTTCGACACTGGTCAG GCATCAAGGGTATTGCAAATGGAAAGGAACAGTCTGGAGTATCTTCTGAATCACTTCTGCGGAGTAAATGCTAACAAAGA GTACCAGAATGCAGATTGGAGATTGCGCCCTATTCCAGCTGAAATGCTCAA GTATGCCAGAGAAGATACACATTAcctattttttatatatgatcAGATGAAGAGAAGGTTGCTAGCAGAATCATCAGATGGAAATGATCTCCTATTGGAG GTCTATAAGCGCAGTGGTGAAATCTGCATGCAACTTTATGAGAAAGAACTTTATACGGAGACATCATTTCTAAACATCTACGG GTTAGCATACATTGATTTAAATGCAGAACAACTTGCTGTTGCTGCT GGTCTTTGTCAGTGGAGAGATAGTATTGCACGTGCCGAGGATGAGAGTACTGGATATATATTACCGAACAAAACTCTTCTGGAGATTG CAAGGCTGATGCCTACTACTTCTGGAAAATTATGCCGACTGTTGAAATCAAAGCACCCTTTTGTTGAATGCCATCTGCTTTCTGTAATTGAAATTATTAAGCGTTCCATTGccaattcttcttcttttgagggGATAGCAGAACAACTAAAGGAGAAACGGCTGGAAGCA ATTATGGAAGTTAATATCAACACTAGATCAATCCCAGCTTCTGATGTCCTTATGGAGCCTACAAGTTCTGAACACGTTGATCAGAGTAGAAACGTTGCTACAGAAACAAGTGTTGAAACTGTTAAAACAGTTGAACATGATATGGATGCTGTGGAAGAATGCCCCAAACAATCAATCCAGAGTCCAAGAAGTGGAAGCACGTCAGCTATTGTGATGGAGCAAGAAAATAATGCTTTGCCATTGTCTGGAATTCAGTGCTTGTTGACGCAACCTGAGATAACTGAAAATTTTGATAAGGAAACGAGGGATAACAAAGTTATTGAACATCTTCCACAAAAACAA GGTGGAATTGCCTCCGTCCAATTACTGAAAAAGCCTACTCAAGCTTTTGGAGCCTTATTTGGAGCTTCTTCCTTTGGGAAAAAGCTTTCCTCTGATAAAGTCGGTCTTACTAGCCAG GATAAGAATGTGAATAAAGTCAAGGAGATTAAATTCAGTGTAGCTCTTCCATTCCATAGTTTTTCTGGTGGAGTGACCCCATCAGAGCCGGATGTTAGAGAGGACAAGAACCCTTCAGATCTGCAAGTCGAGGAGGACATAGAGTCCCCTAAACTGTCTGCTGAGGTCATACCACTGGCTCCAAAAAGTGACGATGAGGAGATTGGTATTGATCACCCAGCAACAGACAATGAGATGGATCATGAGGAATGTTCTTCTGATCATCCTGACATTGGCTGTGGCGGTGATAATAAACCAGAATGTAATACTAATGATCCAGCTGAAGTTATCTTAAACTTTGACAAGTGCTTTATGTCGATCAATGAGAGGAGGAACTCCCAACGGCAACTGAAGCCTAAATCTTCTAAAAAGCCTGCAAATATTCCTAGCATTGCGCCATATGATTATTCTGCCGCAAGGGGATATTTGAATTTTGGTAGGGTTGGACAACATGATAAAGCTGACACTGAAGACGACTGCAGAACGCAAGATCCTAAAACCGAAACTGAAGATAAGGGAAAGACTTCTCTAGGCTCCAGACAAATGCAGAGAGGTGCACCACAGGGTATGGCTCAAGTTGAAGGAAGATCAAGAGGATCTCAGCCACGCCGTCGTCAAGCTTTCCCTCCATCAGGCAACAGAAGCATGACATATTATTGA